DNA sequence from the Pseudoglutamicibacter cumminsii genome:
TACGCCGCGCGGGCGGGATTCGTGGAGGCGCCGACGATCGCAACGCTCTTCGCGGCACGCAACAGGTTCAGCCGCTGCGGGGCGGACGGGCCAACCCACGTGCTGTTCGCTTCAGTAGTGGCGGTTTCGTTGCTCATTACGCTTCCTCCTCGCTCACAGCACCGTTCACGGCGGCTTCCAACGCTTGGTCGAGGTCCCAGATGATGTCCTCAACATCCTCAAGGCCCACGGAAATACGGATCAGGTCTTCACCGATCCCGCCAGCAGCGAGCTGTTCGGCGCTGAGCTGCTGGTGCGTCGTGGACGCCGGATGCAACACGAGGGTCTTCGCGTCGCCGATGTTGGCCAGGTGGCTTGCGAGCTGCAGGTTCGCGATGAACTCGGCCCCGACGTCGCGCCCACCCTTGACGCCAAAGCTGAACACGGAACCCACGCCGTTCGGCAGCAGCTGCTTGCCGCGCTCGTGGTAGGCGTGGTCTTCGAGGCCGGCGTAGGAGACCCACTCGATGCGGTCGTCGTCAGCGAGCCACTGTGCGACCTTGCGGGCGTTAGCGATGTGCGCGTCCATGCGCTGCGGCAGGGTTTCGATGCCGATGAGCAGTTGCCACGCGGACTGCGGCGCCAGGGAAGCGCCGATGTCACGCAACTGTTCGTTGCGCAGCTTGGTGAGGAAACCGTACTCGCCGAAGTTACCCCACCATGACAAGTCGCCGTAGGACGGGACCGGCTCGGTCATGGACGGGAAGTTTCCGTTGCCCCAGTTGAAACGGCCGGATTCAACGACGACGCCGCCCAGCGTGGTGCCGTGGCCGCCCAGGAACTTGGTGGCTGAGTGGATCACGATGTCCGCGCCGTGCTCGAGCGGACGGAAAATGTACGGCGGGGTCAGGGTCGAGTCCACGACCAGCGGGACGCCGTGTTCGTGGGCGAGGGCGCCAAGGCCCTCGATGTCGGTGATGACCCCGGATGGGTTCG
Encoded proteins:
- a CDS encoding O-acetylhomoserine aminocarboxypropyltransferase/cysteine synthase family protein, which translates into the protein MSSADRQFGFRTRALHAGATPDSEHGSRAVPLYNTTSFVFENADDAATLFALQKYGNVYSRIANPTVAAFEERVASLEGGIGAVATSSGMAAEFITFAALCQAGDHVVASSKLYGGTVTQLDVTLRRFGVETTFIDSTEVEDFAAAIQPNTKVLYTEVVANPSGVITDIEGLGALAHEHGVPLVVDSTLTPPYIFRPLEHGADIVIHSATKFLGGHGTTLGGVVVESGRFNWGNGNFPSMTEPVPSYGDLSWWGNFGEYGFLTKLRNEQLRDIGASLAPQSAWQLLIGIETLPQRMDAHIANARKVAQWLADDDRIEWVSYAGLEDHAYHERGKQLLPNGVGSVFSFGVKGGRDVGAEFIANLQLASHLANIGDAKTLVLHPASTTHQQLSAEQLAAGGIGEDLIRISVGLEDVEDIIWDLDQALEAAVNGAVSEEEA